The DNA region ATGTAGTTCTTTTCAAGAGTCTCTGTGATCTTTTCCTGAACCACAACACCGGCACCTTCAATGTAGGCGTTTGGTATCTTTTTTATTTTGGTTTCAGTTACATGTTTCTTTGCCATTTAATAACCCCGCAGTTATGAAATATCAGCCATTTCAAGATAATCTCCGCCGAACTCGGAAATGTAATCCTTACGGCCCTGAAGATTATCGCCAAGAAGAAGGTCAAACATGTTCGCAGTTGCTTCCATTTCGTCCCTTGTAACCTTTATAAGTCTTCTTGTGTCAGGGTTCATGGTAGTCAGAGCCATCATTTCAGGTTCGTTTTCGCCAAGACCTTTTGAACGCTGAAGAGTATATTTCTTATCGCCAAGCTTTTCAAGTATTCTTGTCTTTTCCTTTTCGGTGTAGGCAAAGTACGTCTTGTCCTTTGTCGTAATCTCGAAAAGCGGTGATTCAGCTATATAGACAAATCCTTCGTCGATAAGCGTAGGAGTCAGTCTGTAGAGCATTGTGAGAATAAGAGTTCTTATCTGGTATCCGTCCACATCGGCATCGGTACAGATAACGACCTTGTTCCATCTGAGATTTTCGAGACTGAATGATGAAAGATCCTTGTTTGCCTTGGTGTTTACTTCGACACCGCAGCCCAGAACCTTGATTATGTCAGTGATGATCTCGTTCTTGAATATCTTGCTGTAGTCAGCCTTAAGACAGTTGAGTATCTTGCCTCGTACCGGGATGATAGCCTGGAATTCAGCCTCCCTGGCAAGCTTAACGGCACCAAGAGCCGAGTCACCCTCCACTATGTAGAGCTCACGTCTTGAAACATCCTTGGTACGGCAGTCAACAAATTTCTGTACCATGTTTGAAAGGTCGATGGTACCTGCCAGCTTTTTCTTTATGTTAAGACGGGTCTTTTCAGCATTTTCACGGCTGCGCTTGTTTATCATGATCTGCTCGCAGATCTTAAGCGCCTCGTCCGGATTTTCGAGGAAGTAGACCTCGATCTGATGCTTCAGGAATTCCGTCATGGCTTCGTAGATAAATTTGTTGTTTATAGCCTTCTTGGTCTGGTTCTCGTATGATGTCTGTGTCGAGAACGATGATGAAACGAGAACAAGACAGTCTTCAATATCAACGAAAGTGATCTTGCCTTCGTTCTTGAGATATTTACCGTTCTGTTTCAGATAAGTGTCTATCTGTGAAACAAAGGCCTGCTTAACTGCCTTTTCCGGTGAACCGCCGTATTCAAGATAACTTGAATTGTGGTAGTACTCCAGTTTCTTTATCTTGTTTGAAAAAGCAAAGGCAACTGAAAGACGAACCTTGTAATCCGGCTTGTCAGCTCTGTCACGGCCTTCACGTTCACACTGCCAGTACTGGATACTGGTAAGTGCATCTTCACCGACTGTTTCCTTAAGATAGTCGGTTATACCGTTTTCGTAAATGAAATTTTCTTCCTCAAAAGTACCGTCTTCATTTTCAGTACGGAAAATGAAAAGAAGATTAGGGTTTACAACAGCCTGTCTTTTGAGTATATCTCTGAAAAAGTCATCTGAGATATCTATCTCGGTAAATACTTCAAGGTCAGGACGCCATCTGGTCTTTGTACCGGTGTTCTTTCCCTTGTACTCTTCCTTTTTAAGTCCGCCTACATTGTCGCCCTTTTCAAAATGAAGCGAGTATTTGTATCCGTCACGGAGAACCTCGACATCCATGAACTCGGATGAGAACTGCGTAGCGCAGAGACCAAGGCCGTTAAGGCCGAGTGAATATTCGTAGGTATCGCTTTCCGTACCGTACTTGCCTCCGGCATAGAGCTCACAGTAGACAAGTTCCCAGTTGAAGCGGTCTTCTGTTTTGTTGTAGTCAACAGGACATCCGCGTCCGAAGTCCTCAACTTCAAAAACGTTGTCCTTAAATTTTGTGATGATGATCCTGTCACCGTAACCGGCACGGGCTTCATCTATAGAGTTGGATATGACTTCGAAAACCGAGTGTTCACATCCGTCTATACCATCCGAGCCGAAGATTACCGCAGGTCTTTTTCTTACCTTGTCGGCGCCTTTGAGCATCGTGATACTGTCATTACCGTATCCAGCAGTTTTCTTTGACATCTTTATCCTTCTTTAAATATCAGATTATTTTTTTCTGAGCATTACTGCTGCCCAGTCGCTTTCCTCGCAGGCCTTGATTATTTCAAAACCTGCACCGGTAACTGCATCAGTTACCTCTTCCTTGCGTTCGTCTATAATGCCTGAGATTATGAGTATTCCGTCAGGCTTTAAGAATTTATAGAAATGATCCTTCATACCGATGAGGATATCTGCGACAATGTTTGCCGTTATTATGTCGTAGCCATCACCTATACGGGCTGTAAGTTCGTCGTCTTTTATAATATTTCCGCAGTATGCTGTGTACTTTGCGGTATCGATATGGTTTTTCTCAGCGTTTTCCACTGCTATCTTGACTGCATTTTCCTCAACGTCAACTGCCACGGCACTTTCAGCACCTAAAAGCATTGCTGCGATCGAAAGGATACCGCTTCCGCAGCCAAGGTCAAGTACTTTTTTCCCTGTAACGTCAAGCCCGTCAAGGAATTCAAGACAGAGCTTTGTAGTGTAGTGCTGACCGCTTCCGAAACTTGAAGCAGGATCTATTTCGAGGATCGTACGG from Ruminococcus sp. HUN007 includes:
- a CDS encoding toprim domain-containing protein; this translates as MSKKTAGYGNDSITMLKGADKVRKRPAVIFGSDGIDGCEHSVFEVISNSIDEARAGYGDRIIITKFKDNVFEVEDFGRGCPVDYNKTEDRFNWELVYCELYAGGKYGTESDTYEYSLGLNGLGLCATQFSSEFMDVEVLRDGYKYSLHFEKGDNVGGLKKEEYKGKNTGTKTRWRPDLEVFTEIDISDDFFRDILKRQAVVNPNLLFIFRTENEDGTFEEENFIYENGITDYLKETVGEDALTSIQYWQCEREGRDRADKPDYKVRLSVAFAFSNKIKKLEYYHNSSYLEYGGSPEKAVKQAFVSQIDTYLKQNGKYLKNEGKITFVDIEDCLVLVSSSFSTQTSYENQTKKAINNKFIYEAMTEFLKHQIEVYFLENPDEALKICEQIMINKRSRENAEKTRLNIKKKLAGTIDLSNMVQKFVDCRTKDVSRRELYIVEGDSALGAVKLAREAEFQAIIPVRGKILNCLKADYSKIFKNEIITDIIKVLGCGVEVNTKANKDLSSFSLENLRWNKVVICTDADVDGYQIRTLILTMLYRLTPTLIDEGFVYIAESPLFEITTKDKTYFAYTEKEKTRILEKLGDKKYTLQRSKGLGENEPEMMALTTMNPDTRRLIKVTRDEMEATANMFDLLLGDNLQGRKDYISEFGGDYLEMADIS
- the prmA gene encoding 50S ribosomal protein L11 methyltransferase — its product is MNWTELDIFTTTEGIDLVTSGLMDIGIRGFAIKDANDFKEFLQNKEGNWDYLEDDLMQLAECETTVTVYLPENSQGAEMLLSIKSMLAEMKANDSEGLYGRLETEMKNVKEEDWANNWKQYFKPMEIGKRLLVKPSWENIGETDRTILEIDPASSFGSGQHYTTKLCLEFLDGLDVTGKKVLDLGCGSGILSIAAMLLGAESAVAVDVEENAVKIAVENAEKNHIDTAKYTAYCGNIIKDDELTARIGDGYDIITANIVADILIGMKDHFYKFLKPDGILIISGIIDERKEEVTDAVTGAGFEIIKACEESDWAAVMLRKK